In Nocardia yunnanensis, one DNA window encodes the following:
- a CDS encoding acyl-CoA dehydrogenase family protein — MSFIETDEQKQLRAAVAKLAAKYNFRDYAGPKARRNEPFDELWDEAGKLGFLGVNLPEEYGGGGAGIYELALVQEELAAQGCGLLLMVVSPAICGTIITKYGTDAQKQHWLTKLADGSSKMVFGITEPDAGSNSHKITTTARRDGDDWILNGRKIYISGVDQAEAVLIVARSENAKTGNLQPALFIVPTDAPGFVKTKQEMDIIEPDNQFTLFLDDVRLPSSALVGQEDAAIAQLFAGLNPERIMGAAMAVGMGRYAIDAAVKYAKERAVWKGAPIGSHQGISHPLAQVKIELELAKLMMQKAAFLYDSGDDFGAAEAANMAKYAAAEASIKALDQAIQTHGGSGLTSDVGLAGMLGAARIGRVAPVSREMVLNFVSQHSLGLPRSY, encoded by the coding sequence ATGAGTTTCATCGAGACCGACGAGCAGAAGCAACTGCGCGCCGCGGTGGCCAAACTGGCCGCCAAATACAACTTCCGCGACTACGCCGGTCCCAAGGCGCGCCGCAACGAGCCCTTCGACGAACTGTGGGACGAGGCGGGCAAGCTCGGCTTCCTGGGTGTGAACCTGCCCGAGGAGTACGGCGGCGGTGGCGCGGGTATCTACGAACTCGCCCTGGTCCAGGAGGAATTGGCGGCGCAGGGTTGCGGGCTGCTGCTCATGGTGGTGTCGCCGGCCATCTGCGGCACCATCATCACCAAGTACGGCACCGACGCGCAGAAGCAGCACTGGCTGACCAAGCTGGCCGACGGGTCGTCGAAGATGGTCTTCGGCATCACCGAGCCGGATGCCGGCTCCAACTCGCACAAGATCACCACCACCGCGCGGCGCGACGGCGACGACTGGATCCTCAACGGCCGCAAGATCTACATCTCCGGCGTGGACCAGGCCGAGGCCGTGCTCATCGTGGCGCGCAGCGAGAACGCCAAGACCGGCAATCTGCAGCCCGCGCTGTTCATCGTGCCCACCGACGCGCCCGGCTTCGTGAAGACGAAGCAGGAGATGGACATCATCGAACCGGACAACCAGTTCACGCTGTTCCTCGACGACGTGCGGCTGCCGTCCTCCGCGCTGGTCGGCCAGGAGGACGCGGCCATCGCGCAGCTGTTCGCGGGCCTGAACCCGGAACGCATCATGGGCGCGGCCATGGCGGTCGGCATGGGCCGCTACGCCATCGACGCGGCGGTGAAGTACGCCAAGGAGCGCGCGGTGTGGAAGGGCGCGCCGATCGGTTCGCACCAAGGCATTTCGCATCCGCTGGCCCAGGTGAAGATCGAACTGGAGCTGGCCAAGCTGATGATGCAGAAGGCCGCGTTCCTCTACGACTCCGGCGACGACTTCGGGGCCGCCGAGGCCGCGAACATGGCGAAATACGCTGCGGCGGAGGCCAGTATCAAGGCGCTCGATCAGGCCATCCAGACGCACGGCGGCTCCGGTCTCACCTCCGACGTGGGTCTCGCGGGCATGCTGGGAGCCGCGCGCATCGGGCGCGTGGCCCCGGTCTCGCGCGAAATGGTCCTCAACTTCGTGTCGCAGCATTCGCTGGGTCTGCCGAGGTCCTACTGA